The following proteins come from a genomic window of Phenylobacterium hankyongense:
- a CDS encoding heme exporter protein CcmB codes for LGARRGGLLTAVIVLPLFVPPVIFGGGALDAFASGLTWTSGFALLGAYAAAAVAFGPIAMAAACRNALS; via the coding sequence CTGGGCGCACGGCGTGGCGGGCTGCTCACCGCCGTGATCGTCCTGCCGCTGTTCGTGCCGCCCGTGATCTTCGGCGGCGGAGCCCTCGACGCCTTCGCCAGCGGCCTCACGTGGACCAGCGGCTTCGCCCTGCTGGGCGCCTATGCCGCCGCGGCGGTCGCCTTCGGGCCGATCGCGATGGCGGCGGCGTGCCGGAACGCGCTGAGCTAG
- a CDS encoding nuclear transport factor 2 family protein, producing the protein VARVETPWFVDYFHLGRFGERWVIVNALWYPKPRER; encoded by the coding sequence CGTCGCCCGGGTCGAGACGCCCTGGTTCGTCGACTACTTCCACCTCGGCCGCTTCGGCGAGCGCTGGGTGATCGTCAACGCGCTCTGGTACCCGAAACCCCGGGAGCGCTAG